ATCACTGCGCGAGTGGCCGCTTCATGGCGGCGTAAATAATGTTGTGCAACGCGAGTGCCGTAGGAAACGCCATAAAGGTTCCATTGCGCAATACCTAAAGCCACCCTCACTGCGTCAAAATCCGCAACAGCTAGGCTGGTAGTATACATTCGCGGGTTCCCAGGCAGCGAGTCTAAACATTTTTGAGTCAATTCCGCGATATCGGATTTGTCGACAGCTTCCATACTGTCGGCCACGGGACAATCCATTCGGTGAGACTTACCGGTACCACGCTGATCAATCAAATACACATCGCGCTGCTGCCGTATTTTTTCAAAACCACGCCCAGGAATAATGAAAGATTCGCTGGGCGCACCACCTGGACCACCATCAATAACCACCAGAGGATCAGCCTGTACCTTCTTACCAATCGCGGGTAAGCGCCCCACAAAGAGGGTTATCTTCCTTCCATTAGTGTCACTGGGGTTTTCGTTCACCACAAAGTAACCGCAATCCATCGCCTGATAGTGTCGTTTTGATGGGTCATTGACACGACATTTGGTAAAAGGAATTTCACCAATGCGCCAGGTTTCAGAGAGTCGGGTGTAAGTCACATTATCGAAAGAAGGGAATTCATCTGCGGCTGATACTTCCGAAGGCCAGACATACGCCACGGTAGTGATAATAAGCAAGCAGATTTTCAGAATGTTGGAAGCTATGGGCATTATTTAATATTTATGGTTCGTGTGCGCCATCTATGGCTTGTTGTTGCGATTTTCAAACTTGGCAAGTATAAAGGCACCCGCCATAACGGGCCACTCGAGCACAAGGAAATATGCGCCGCGATGTTGGCAAGCGTGGCATTTAGGTGCAAACTTGGCGTTTATAAACCGCCGAAGCCCAGCTTACCTAAAACCCCTCACTGGTCATGGTAATTGGGCCGCAGCATCATTTGTTAGATTGCTGCCGGGTTGGTGCGGAAACTCATCAGCCTCCCGAATTTGGAAAGGCATACCATGACCGAAACGATTCTTACTGATACCTATCAGCGAAGATTCACCTATCTGCGCCTGTCGATTACCGATGCGTGCAACTTTCGTTGCAACTACTGCTTGCCCGAAGGTTATCGCTGTGAATCTCGTGAACCCTACCTGAGCTTAGCTGAAATACGGCAGATCAGTACGGCCTTTGCGTTAAATGGCACAAAAAAAATACGCATAACCGGTGGCGAACCCACATTAAGAAAAGACCTACCGGAAATAATTTCATTATGCAGTAACACCCCAGGCATCGAAAACATTGCGCTTACCAGTAATGGCTACCGTATCACTAAATTATTACCTACACTGGTGAATGCGGGGCTCACAGCGATCAACCTTAGTGCCGATAGTTTGCAACCCGAACAATTCCAGTTAATAACCGGTCATAATAAACTCCGGGAAGTTCTCTCCGGTATTGAGCTCGCTTTAAGTCTTGGAATTAAAACAGTAAAACTAAATGTTGTGCTCTTAAAACAATACAATGCCAAAGAGCTCACGAGTTTTATTGCTTTTGTTAAGCATCTGCCCATTTCATTGCGATTTATAGAACTAATGCGCACCGGCGATAACGCCGTTTTTTTCGATCAGCAGCATATTAGCGGACGCACAATTCAGGATACCCTCGAGCAGCAGGGCTGGCAACCCGCCGTGCGAGCGCCTCACGCCGGCCCTGCCGTTGAATTTTCTCACCCTGATTATCAAGGCCGTATCGGATTAATTATGCCGTACAGCCGGAATTTTTGTACAACATGCAATCGTTTACGTGTATCGTCGCAGGGAAATTTGCATTTATGTTTATTTGCCGAGGAGCATAAACGCTTGCGTGATTTAATGCCCTGCAGCGATGACGAACTTGCTAACCATTTGAAGCAACTGATTCTTTCAAAACGCGCTAGCCACGACCTGCATCAAAATAATAGTGGTAGCACCAAGCATTTAGCGATGCTTGGGGGTTAACAAGGCTAGCGGAAGTTAGATAGCCAAGGAAAAGAGCTTTAGATCTGAAAAAGACTACTTATAGCGTTAGCACAGAAAAAACTGGTCACACCGCACAGTACGGTCAACGCAAAATAGCTACGCCAAAATATATTGAAGCTCTAACGAGAAGCTCTCGAACCATGGAATGTTAGGCGCATAATTTATCAGGAGGCATATAGCGGGAAAATTGTGGCCGCAGATATTCCATCTGATCACCTCGAATTCGAGCGCTGTTTATCAACGCAAGATATTCGGAAGGGTTCGGGCGATAGGGTAAAGCCAGCAACTCCATGTCTATATCTTCCAATAGAGCATCGCCTTTACGTTGATTACAACGTTTACAAGCAGCGACGACATTTTCCCAACGATCACGACCACCGCGGCTAC
The DNA window shown above is from Alteromonadaceae bacterium 2753L.S.0a.02 and carries:
- a CDS encoding cyclic pyranopterin phosphate synthase, whose product is MTETILTDTYQRRFTYLRLSITDACNFRCNYCLPEGYRCESREPYLSLAEIRQISTAFALNGTKKIRITGGEPTLRKDLPEIISLCSNTPGIENIALTSNGYRITKLLPTLVNAGLTAINLSADSLQPEQFQLITGHNKLREVLSGIELALSLGIKTVKLNVVLLKQYNAKELTSFIAFVKHLPISLRFIELMRTGDNAVFFDQQHISGRTIQDTLEQQGWQPAVRAPHAGPAVEFSHPDYQGRIGLIMPYSRNFCTTCNRLRVSSQGNLHLCLFAEEHKRLRDLMPCSDDELANHLKQLILSKRASHDLHQNNSGSTKHLAMLGG